The stretch of DNA ACCTAAAGAATGTGTGACATCACGTTTGCGGCGTTGgaattttttgataaaagtcacaGCTCACAAATTGTTTCGAAGAACATTCAATGATACGTTTTAAAACGAGTAAGAGCACAATGTGGATCTTCAATACAATATTGAGaagatttcaataattttctctCGTTCTGGGGGGAAACCGAGAGCTAACTGGTTTGAAGTGCGACTTCTTAGTAGTTCACTCCGCTGTGGTATTCACGGATCAATGATTTTTAAGACTGTTGTCTGGATGTAAACCAAATTCTTTTCGTATAAACGGAAGAAAGGAAAATcatcacggataaccatttctCCCCTGCAGTATatgtatacatttttttttggggaTAAGTTCACTCATGTGGAAAATCTAACCCCAATCGCAAACTTTAACCTATTTATCCATAACAAGATGCTCTCCTAACACGCTCACTTCTTTTACCCGACAACTTTCGCTCCGATAAGGCTGAGTGTccccaaaatgaaaatgaaagcagAACTGGATATGCTGCTATGCTGTATTTTGGGTGTGCGGAGGGATATCACTTCGAAATATACATTGCACTTTCGGGTTCCTTCCACATCTCGTGGGGCTTTTTATGTGGGACCATCGGCGCGTGCCTTGTTCATCTTTCCCTTGGTTCGCGTGTCGGGATGCGTGTCAGAATGTTTATCTTCATTTATTCTCGTTGAAATAGAATTTTTCTCCTCCGGGTTCGCGATAGCAAACAAATTTCGAGTTGTGATAAAATTAGACTGAAAAACTCTAAACATTTTTAACTCACTACATTGTTTATTGATTAAATAGTTATTTTAGCCGAACACGTTTCTAGAGAGGTTCCGTTTGTTTTTTTGTCTCAACCTATTCTCGTCGTATAAATGATTTTGCGAAATAACTATGAACATTGTTGTggtgttttttttgacgtaggactacgtctaaccggaagatatagggggtgaaatggaaatctaggcactgaacatgtaggaaaaaatgcaagatttggaacgcctataattcgagcatttctcaatagatcgcaaaggtttttgcatcaattgataggaaatatatctacgtatctatcataacgaataacatttcatttttcttgagataaataattgaataattgtgaaatatcaagcattgtccaattgcactatgtgcccattttggattggtccattttgtgctcctcaaatcgtaccgtccaaaacgcgcaaccagagcagcagcgaaatagaatgaagtacgattggaaagaaaaaagaaaaaaaaataacgaaacattggtcgcagtctcacacatgcgtaattctcgagccagccagtcagcttaaaaatccccgctccgctgccgtaacgatcattctttgtgtggacaccgactggacaacatcgttgctggacgggctggacggcgagggatcgagtgcctttctcaaggcaagagggcggaggtggtagcgctggagtagagcagagtagagttttcaaagggcctttctcaaggctagagacgaatgaactgcaaaagtttaaagtctctataatacaagaccttccttccttccttccgtaacgatcattctcatccaaaccgtacaccacatcggttcgcatcacaacacatcaacaaaccaacccaagcagccatgtctggacatggtaaaggaggaaaagtgaagggaaaggcaaaatcccgctcgaaccgtgttgatctgtagttccccgcaagggtagctagaccgagcgcgttagtaccagtaccAGTAtcagtttcggccgccgaagtaatcgagttagctggcaaagctgctcacgacgataagaaaacccgcattcggaacagaacacattcggttcggtggacatcaagacaataggcagttgcagcgagtggcgagtggcaaacgcaatcgcaaaacggcggaagaaaaaagttctttctttatacaaactgctttgatggcaaatccagaacaaggcggcatcgagggcgttcgaaatggtttttttcaaaaccacgagtactaagctttctaaattggaaccattccataaaacaaggcgcttttcagggccattaaaccatccaaaaaagagtttaggaaatacagttcaatgcaatctaaaacaatatccaaaataataataaaacacaaattgattcttttcataatttgtttgccaggatatgatgagtatgtgagtttggcagttgttcagcttattgattattattatttttttttaattaaatttatcaccaattcttaaattgcttttagattgaaagtacagtaatttacacttatctcgacatttagcaaattggacggacatgtaatgcgacatatttagttggacatttttgtaaacatagagttcggggtccaaattatgaccccacattgaaagtcgacactttaccactgtcatcgcaaatgttcaattacaggttaaaattacctccaatccgacactgagtggtggtaatgcgacgtgccattgaatgtaatttactgtacagtatgtcacaagctggatgggaagaaatttcccaactgtgaaagctgtggcgagtggcaaacgcaatcgataaacagaaaggtttagccgaacaagatgggtatatcgagtgataacaaaacaataaactctttagattgaagataattttgtgatcctgaaaaggaccctttttagcctgcatgtgaatccaacgagcgaacaaatggtaatgaatgtatttttctttctttctttttttgtttttaagaggctttaaactttgaagttcattcgcctctagcccagtggagagccacaataaaaccagaaCAGAGGGGACTGTctaaagggaaaccaaaaatcgcaaaaacacaacgccaaaggttcttttcagaaccaccaacatgttcataaagagtaaacagtacactaatccatttttcatatagataggtaggtattcacgtaggagaagaaaataaaacaatatatttaaaatatatatttaacaagagctgtcccctttgtatagtcctacgtcactccggttatgtccccgacattacccacccgtcttttttattaatctgttcaattttacaggctcagtaaaggagccaaactctaaactatatttctactagcatgtattaacatgtttccttaattctatggttaataaaataggaaacccaggccccggccaagaggatatcatccgcgagtcaagatgtgtcgCAAATTCACGGCTTACAGaacaaggctagttctttagcgagtaaacatttttttttatgacgtcatccgaattgtcagtgtaaacagtcgccagttgtattttgttttccgacttacgcgtaaatgttcctgaaatgaaaaattgaaaatggttcaatgcgctgtgagcgggtgtataaattatgaaaatgacattatcgggccaaaaaagagattctttcgctttccgaaaaatcgagaattatgttctttatgaataaatgttttatcaaattatccatggtattaaatataatcaactatattatcaacgcacagacttacaaagcacgaaaaataaaaaaatagaacacattgtttacttcaacgactcagacgacgtcactaaaaaatgactgatccggagctaagataagatcagacaatagggggtcttttacggaccaaatttctgtcagatacggaccaaatttctgtcagtcgttctgatttctgattggtcgatttcgataaattttgtaaacaaagtcgatttttccagtgttgccaataaaaataaattacgttgggtttgtattgaatttagaaaaaaatgaatttaattgatattacgatacttagtttagaggaaatgtgaaggaattgtatacacgttttacctaattattttgttactatattttgattgaattgaaaaatttatatatatatatatatatatatatatatatatatatatatatatatatatatatatatatatatatatatatatatatatatatatatatatacatccatttcatgtcaaaccgatatagtgctcctcagatttccatgaaaagtggtagtttctttctttattgcaaaatattagacccgtattttttattttttcgttagggtgaccttttcttattttagggtggtccgaaaaatcatttttttcaactttttcctaaaagtgccttttttaaaaattcataacttttgaatcactgaaccgatttagatgatcgatatatcaaattgaagccaattaatcttttttggaaaaatattaggcttgccaagaaatcgaattttgttttcgtaactattgattgtagttgttttttgtggcagacttatctcacttcttaactaggcgaacctagccagaattttcacctgcccccgggcttctgaatgccaaagggggactaggctctgcggaatgcacgtatctgcatgctcgtgctgttttagtcctgaccgaggaattgtcggacaatcgcgcaggtgctaaggatgaccgacttttggatgccggccaattccttctcgatgttcaacacctttagcgcttccagaagtgtcttcgggataattccagttccagagagaacgactggaacaattcttgggacctcccttagcccccacagttccttgagctccacggccaatggtcggtacttgcagattttgcgaccgtgggtctcctccagattctggttcagtggaatagcgacatcgatgatggtgactttgcggtcgctcttgtcgtaaaccattatatctgggcggttgtggtggatcgagaggtcggtcagaacagtgcgatcccagtacagcttgaaacggtcattttccaggacaggtgcaggcaggtaccggtagtttggtacgttgtcttccagtagagcacattggagcgccagttgtcgatgaacaatacgggccacgttgttgtggcgctcggtgtaggctgcgttggccaaaacgggacagcctcccataatgtgctctatgttttcacctggttgatggcacatccggcaaatgtcatcaacgtcttgatgccagacgtaccgcctgcagtttctcgtcggcattatcctgtcctggatggctatcatgtcggcttctactactgaagagagttcaccacgcgttagccacagattagatgcggccttgtcgacgtgtggccggtccagttgatgggggtgggcaccatgcactgccttctgcttccaagctgcaatcttctcctccactgtctgcagattgcagttgagttggtactccgcttgcgccaagtgcagagcgctgtatcctctgtcggcggcgcagacagcccggtatagcgcgttttggttggcgcgttctgcgaagtactcgcgcagttgtcgtacctgggcaacacacagtgcagaaatgtcgacgattccaagtcccccttctttgcgtggtagtgaaactctctccagtgccgattgaggatggtgcattccggcctctttgaatgctttcctcatcctcctctcaaggtcctctaggttagttttgctccatttgactacaccaaaactgaaggtcagcaggggaaccgcgaatgtgttgatcgcgcgtaccttgttccccgcgttgaggaaagtcctcaggacacagttcactcgactcaagaacttgtctcacagctccgtcttgatgtcggagtggcgaatcccggtgagctgtcggaatccaagatatttataggattcgccacgaaccatgtctcttataaactcgccgtcatagacctcgtagcctccggattcggtaagttgtcctttcagcaggtggacacagcgacacttgtcgaggccgaactccatacagatgtccctgcttatgtcttcgacaacccggatagctacacctagacgctgacgtgaatcagcgtagaccttgagatcgtccatgtaaaaggtatgggtcacttcttcgtgggcgccgtcgccataccttattttatagccatgaccgtttctattgagcgtcctactgagggggttcagtgccagacaaaaccaaagcgggctgaaagagtcgccttggaatatccccctctttatctgcagcgttctagactgcaacacattttccccatcactgaggtgcagagacgtactccactgcctcatcgcatgctgcaggaacctaacgacgacgggatcaattttgtagagctccaatacccggacgagaaacgagtgaggtatggagtcataagccttcctgtaatcgatgtaggccatacttaggttccgctggttatataccgcctggccgactatggctgcgtcgatgatggcctggtctttgcagccatgcgtatttttcctgcatcctttctgctcttctgcgatgatgtgatgctgttcgcagtgagcagaaactttggcggtaattatgctgctcagtattttgtacagactcgataggcacgttatcggtctgtactttgatgggttcaatgtgttgctgtctttcgggaggaggaaggtgacgccacgggtggcgaattcaggaaggttgtgtgggtcacgtagcaccttgttgaagcactcagctatctttggatgtgcgacggtcagcttcttgtgccaaaagttctggacaccatcggggcccggtgctgcccagttcctcaggtaccgcgaggcttcgcggacatcgttctctccgacgatgatagctggcatctctccaatttcaccacaactctcctcctcccgtcttaaccacatttgcccgtcgcgatgttctactggggtctcccaaataccagcccagaagttcgtcacatcgctaatatctggcaaaccttcgcggtagtcgggcttctcgtcgctaatgtggtcgtagaacgcttagctcgcaaatatgaaaaaagagacggttgatacaatctaggttgtgttttgctgactaccaatctcttgttacactgctgacatgttctttcccgctgaataatttttttgatgatgaatccagctatatagaacaacgaattttgttctgttctgtcgagaaaagttttcgcttcatcgacggtgtactcatagtcgaattcaatatttatatcatccacattatcactagaattagatgaagctgaaattcgatatgatgtcgatgctgcttcattgtccatcaatttctgggctgaacattcttcacgccgctttgatagcaaatctatcaatccaataagatgttgttgtgtatcggctgtatacgaagcattcggtactacggtcatgtattgcgaaagagtcacaatttccaagttattgctgaattgcaatggagttgggcgtcgttgctttgcacgaatcaatgagaaaagactctccagacaatcttggacgaaccgcgatgtaaatatttgtgggtgtccttcatgcaaaagccgatctgtcaacctcacaattgcattcgtgcaaacgattacacttgtttgccatggtttccaatgtccgtgtcctacttggagatcatacattaaccgcaccatggtcttcagatgagcgatatcctcgtcatatttcataggatcattcaaacaaaatactttttcttctgccctattattgataagctcgaaccatcgagcaaagtcttctatgaagcatgcggtagtaagaagctccggtaattctcgtatttccgcatgaaacttcaatgctgcagccaccgtcctgttgcaatattttgttgcgttgcatactttcattttatctattgaagatgttctgttgtcaaagcacacatccgaggccgttagtctgtgacaaagccgcaacgtgttgtttatttcggagttcacgattgtggttaaatggtctcgatgaacaatattggatgttagctttttttcacgaacataccaatccggaactttcaggtagacattgttcaaccagccatgtactgtatttttaaatacgtgtacgggatcgggtatgatctctagcattctgttctcagcgtttggatgaggtatcgcagcatttaatgtctcatttttgcgacgaatatcgatccccaaatccttccacatgcgctggttttcggacccggaatctgttgttataaaatggacacgcaaactgattccctctgctcttgaaactgcagacaatacagcattcttcaaaaactctttttgtatagagttgccggtgtactcgaaagcaaccacctgtttccagcgcgctgcgattccaactagcatgaataccaaagctttacaggctaaagtttgggacataggaagcgttgttgttccaacaaactgcttcgtattttggcaaaactcatttgcctcgtctatgctcatttcgtctagaaccaatccgcagtccttttcttcaaccgacattgtggagactttatgttgtagcagctcgaatatatcttcaagaatacctacaaaatatcatttcatatattaacatgcgatgagacatatgattataattacataccaggactgaaacgaactccttcaatttggcgtagtagagtcctcgtggatgggaacgggaagtctttttgaataagcttgtcgtatccaccttgacatgcaaaccgaatttgtaaattttccgtaatcgtttcattggaccaacgtttcacttttttaacctctcctgttaatagcttaatttgatcttctctgaaaagcttcttcaagggttgttttccacgaattctcgaggtcagatatccgcattttttcttccattgttttacaattctattaacggttacatcaatataaaatattagaaaataacatattttttgacacactaccttttcagcttggaaatttgatgtttcaaacgaaatatttcttcctgtagttgtttatctccttcatatacgtcaaccaaatcataattgttctcaatactttgtatctcttcccattcctcattcgcggatgcagctaaggtcggaattttcgtaactccattttcattgtatttcccatcaacaaaatgagcctgtatatatactagtattaggatatgttttagaattagtttttaatacttacgctacatattcttgtgcttgatttgatttcaaagaatggaacttctaattcactgttcacgcaaaatcgaatccattctttccgaatatttttgtcttgagggaaccgataaaatttatactcaggatgagtatccgtccttcgctcacaatttaaggctttacacttcatttttatttttgaattacgttttgtatgaataaaatggcttcctaacgttgttttggttgtattcctgctcatataataagatagaatgttttggttcagacaatgagaatcaatgaaacgctgtaacggttgtcagattagatttatttgctaaaaaaaaatcccaaatttgttttggaaacgattatattatagatatgggtatttaaaagacttattttatccttttaaagcatatttttgagattgtctatttgaaaatatgcaataatcattgaattcgcaccaaccaaatgttacgattcattaaaatagaaatttgaaaaatccgatattttataatatttggcagctctggctcttcatgtcatggcttcgtttttggacgacgaagaagagtaagaagccagttgtctggtcttgtcttagatccggagtagctagccttgtctctgtaagccgtgtcgcaaatttagctgtcattgccaaactaaACAAACTACTCGGTGAGCTCAAGGTAGATCTATGTAACAAGGTGCGCTCATTCGCTAATCATATTTAACCCAACTCTAGGATTCTCGAATAAGAGTTTttcgagatgggggtgagtggagggcaaaaaaaaagaaaaaacaactcgaaacaatcgtcaAATTCGCAAAAATTTTACAGAAGGAAGTTTTGCAATCTTAAAATTTGGATGAAGAttcttaagttattcgattacttaaaacacgacgctctcttaaccatttggctatatatttcacaacacacaacatttacaaaaactcgccattataatatcaaatcatcagacacaattccagTTCAATATTACTGATGGGGCTTACCCGTTCCTGATCGAAGGGTTTTCCACCGTCAGTATGCGACGGCCCAAATCAATCCTTGTTGTGGTGAATCACACCGTCGAGAATGGATTTGATGGCTGCATATTGGATGGTTTTCCAGAAACTTGAGAGATGTCGTCACAAAACGAagaatttccaaattttcgattttcttctGGCTTCTTCACGGGAAAAGAAAAGACGTCTGATTTCTGTCGGTTTCCAAGCGAATATATATTTCTCATAGCCTCCTTGCAGttacaatattaaaaaaatggaaaaattatgACATACTTCAACATTCCGGCCACCTTGAACTGGTTTAGCTAGTTCAATTCTATTACTTAACAATGTTGTCGTTGTTTTTAAACTAAATATCTAAAGATTCGAGACTCGTCTCAGTTGTTGTGCAGACGCAACAGAAGCACGTGATTTGCCGGCAACGATCGGTTTGTTATGGTTCGCCGGGCATTGAACTCGATGTAGATTGTTATAAGTAGTCCAGGGTATCGTCATCTGGGGATTGAAAAGACCAGGTAGACCTAACAGGATAAAGATACGTATTGGTACCACAATTACCTGCTTGGTTCCCACGAAGGCATCGAGCAAATTTTTGGCGTGCTCTACCAGGTCTCATTTTTCAGGATCCGGATGATGATTTTCTGCTGTTGGTAATAGCGCAATCTTCGCCACAGGTCTGACGATTGCTTCGGATGATGCAGTGTCTTCAGGGTGACGACACGTACCACTCCGTCTTTGCCCGGATGAATCTTAGTGATCCTTCCGAGCGGCCATTGTATTGGTGGTAGATTATCGTCTTTGATTACCACGACGGCACCTGGTTTGATGGTTACTGGTGGCTTGGACCTTGTAACGCGAGACTGGAGTTGCTGGAGGTATTCTGGTGCCCATCTGGACCAGATTCCTTGGAATCGCTTCTGAGCGAGCTCAAAGTGCGTCAGACGATTATCCGGAATGTCGCACAAGTTGTTTTCCGGAACGGCTTGGAAACTGGCTCCAATCAGGAAATGTCCTGGAGTTAAGACTTCCAGGTCTGAAGGATCGGTTGGAATTGGAACCAGGGGCCTCGAATTCAGGCACATTTCAATTTGGGCCAATAAAGTGCACATGTCCTCGTAGCCAACGTTTACATTGCCGATTTCACGTAACAGGTGATGCTTAGCTGATTTAACGGCTGCTTCCCACAGCCCTCCAAAGTGTGGTGCTCGCGGAGGGATGAAACGCCAGATAATCTCGTTCTCTGCACACCAGTCGAGGATCTGCTTTCGTTCGGTTTGGTTGGATTTTAACATGGCGTAGAGTCTGTGCAGTTCGTTTGCTGCGCCCTTGAAGGCGGTGCCGTTGTCGCTGTGGATTTCCTTCGTCTTTCCACGGCGGGCGACGAAACGGCGGAGAGCGGCCATAAAAGCCGGTGTTGACATATCAGATACAAGCTCGATATGGACGGCACGTGTAGCGAAGCATACAAATATTGCGATGTACGCTTTAGTAGGAGTCCGGTTACGCACCGGAGATTTGATATATACGGGACCGCAGTAATCAATGCCGCATACGGCGAATGGTCTGGTCGGAGTCACTCTTGTTGTAGGCAGGTCGGCGATACTCTGCTGCACCAGGGTGGGTTTGTTGCGGAAGCACGTGTGACATTGGTGGTACGTGCGGCGAACTAAGTTTCGGCCACCGATGATCCAGAATTTCTGGCGAATCGAAGAAAGCATCAACTGGGGACCGGCATGGAGCAGCATATGGTGGTAGTCCTTGGCTAGCAGGACGGATAACCGGTGCTTCGACGAGAGGACAATTGGGAACTTTACATCTTCGGACACGGGGGCGTTGCCGAGTCTTCCACCAACTCGGATGACACCTTCCTTGCTGACTTTCGGTTGCAACCACTTCAATGATGACGATGTAGGAATACGTTACCCGGATATAAGATTGGACATTTCTTCTGGAAATGATTCGCGCTGGGCTAGCCGAGAAAGGGCGATGTCTGCATCACGGAGGTCGTCAGTTGTTAAGGTCtcgaaaggttcgatggtggtCTTCTTGACGGCGGCTTTCAGGGCACGGAAATATCGCATCCAGTATTCAATAGATCGACGAAGTTTGCTGAAGCAGGAGTATCGGCTGAATAATTTATCGGAAAAGTTGGACTTGAGTGTGGCTATCATGGTTACGTTGGTTTTGGCCTCCGACATCCAATGTGGGTCAAGGGATGGCATTTCGTTAACAGGCCAATCGGATGGTGGCAGGGATAACCAGTTCGGACCGTTCCACCAAATGGGAAGTTGTTTGAGATCGATTGGATTGACGCCACCAGAGAGGGGATCAGCTGGATTGGATGTTCCGGAAACATGGTTCCAGTGGCAGGATTCTGTAGCTTCTTGAATCATAGCTACCCGATTAGCTACGAATGTTTTTCATCGGGACGGCGAAGACTCCAACCAATGTAATACAGTTGACGAATCTGTCCAACAGAAGAATTCAGCAGGTTTCGGAATGGAATGGGCCACCTTTTTATAGAGATTGGATGCGAGTACAGCGCCACATAACTCCAGACGTGCGATGGTTTGTTGTTTGGCCAGCGGTGCAACTTTGGACTTGGACGTCAGCAATAGGACACGAACAACCCCAGCGGATTCTGAGCGGACATAACAACATGCTCCGTAAGCCTTCTGTGAGGCATCGGAAAAGAAATGGAGTTGGAATGAGGTTGCGTTTGCTACGGTTACACAGCGTGGAATTCGAAGAGATGCGATAGTATCTAACGTTTCGTGGAACTCCTTCCACTTGGATTGCAAACGTGGAGGAAGAGGACGATCCCACTCATATGAATCTCCAGCTTCGATTTTCAATGCCCATAGACGCTGCATGAAGAGTTTGGCGATGACTATGATTGGTCCCACCAGGCCAAGTGGGTCAAAAATCTGCGCCACGTACGACATAATCTTCCGCTTAGTTAAAACAGATGCTGGCAGTGGAAGTTGAACCTTGAAACTCATCATGTCGATTCTCGGTTCCCAGATGAGTCCGAGTGTGGAGACGGATTGATCGTCCTGGAGATCATGGTACGGTGCAAAGGCTAGGTCTTCTTCGGGAATATCAACTAGGACTTCTGGTGAGTTTGAAGCCCACTTCTTCAACGGGAAACCTGCTGCTGAAAGCATGGCAGTCATTTCTTGGCGTATTTGGATAGCGGATTCAACTGTGTCGGCACCAGACAGGAAATCATCCACGTAGAAATCCTTCTGGGCTACCGCGGCTGCGGCTGGATAGATATCACTTGCGTCCTGGGCGATTTTCTGAAGGGTGCGTGTAGCTAAGAATGGTGATGACCCGAAACCGTACGTTACAGTGTTCAGTTCGTACGTAGCAATTGGCTGGTTTGGACTAGGACGCCAGAGGATGAGCTGATATCGACGAAACGGCTGACGCAATAGGATCTGTCGATACATTTTTTCG from Toxorhynchites rutilus septentrionalis strain SRP chromosome 3, ASM2978413v1, whole genome shotgun sequence encodes:
- the LOC129773907 gene encoding uncharacterized protein LOC129773907; this encodes MIQEATESCHWNHVSGTSNPADPLSGGVNPIDLKQLPIWWNGPNWLSLPPSDWPVNEMPSLDPHWMSEAKTNVTMIATLKSNFSDKLFSRYSCFSKLRRSIEYWMRYFRALKAAVKKTTIEPFETLTTDDLRDADIALSRLAQRESFPEEMSNLISGKEGVIRVGGRLGNAPVSEDVKFPIVLSSKHRLSVLLAKDYHHMLLHAGPQLMLSSIRQKFWIIGGRNLVRRTYHQCHTCFRNKPTLVQQSIADLPTTRVTPTRPFAVCGIDYCGPVYIKSPVRNRTPTKAYIAIFVCFATRAVHIELVSDMSTPAFMAALRRFVARRGKTKEIHSDNGTAFKGAANELHRLYAMLKSNQTERKQILDWCAENEIIWRFIPPRAPHFGGLWEAAVKSAKHHLLREIGNVNVGYEDMCTLLAQIEMCLNSRPLVPIPTDPSDLEVLTPGHFLIGASFQAVPENNLCDIPDNRLTHFELAQKRFQGIWSRWAPEYLQQLQSRVTRSKPPVTIKPGAVVVIKDDNLPPIQWPLGRITKIHPGKDGVVRVVTLKTLHHPKQSSDLWRRLRYYQQQKIIIRILKNETW